Proteins from a single region of Haloplanus sp. GDY1:
- a CDS encoding helix-turn-helix transcriptional regulator has translation MTDESPAAVVDRRLDTLRALDEGAASRATLADRAGVSRSTVDRALRELSTVGFVTSTPAGYRPTLPGRLALSGRDRHVRRIEALAAVAPLFEGVEVGLDVDPAVFEGATVVEATPHAPTDPLDAVADVVGTATHVSVYTGRFLSRHARLYHDRIMEAGTTGAFVTTERVIERLAASRPVDTRDAVASGRVAIRRTNRDEPLTVVLAETPDGPEVGLVVYRGGAARGFVGNDDPAATRWARALHERLWAAGTPFDPI, from the coding sequence GTGACCGACGAGTCGCCGGCGGCCGTCGTCGACCGCCGCCTCGACACGCTCCGGGCGCTCGACGAGGGGGCGGCGTCGAGGGCGACGCTCGCCGACCGGGCGGGCGTCTCGCGGTCGACGGTCGACCGGGCGCTCCGCGAACTGTCGACGGTCGGGTTCGTGACGTCGACGCCGGCGGGTTACCGGCCGACCCTGCCCGGGCGGTTGGCGCTCTCGGGACGCGACCGGCACGTCCGTCGGATCGAGGCCCTGGCGGCGGTCGCCCCCCTGTTCGAGGGGGTCGAGGTGGGGCTCGACGTCGACCCGGCCGTCTTCGAGGGGGCGACGGTCGTCGAGGCGACGCCGCACGCGCCGACCGACCCGCTCGACGCCGTCGCCGACGTCGTCGGCACCGCCACGCACGTGTCGGTCTACACCGGGCGCTTTCTCTCCCGACACGCCCGGCTCTACCACGACCGGATCATGGAGGCGGGGACGACCGGTGCGTTCGTCACGACCGAACGGGTGATCGAGCGACTGGCGGCGTCCCGTCCCGTCGACACCCGGGACGCGGTCGCGAGCGGGCGGGTCGCCATCCGCCGCACCAACCGGGACGAGCCGCTGACGGTCGTCCTCGCGGAGACGCCCGACGGCCCCGAGGTGGGGCTGGTCGTCTACCGCGGGGGCGCCGCGCGCGGCTTCGTCGGCAACGACGACCCCGCGGCGACGCGGTGGGCGCGGGCGCTCCACGAGCGCCTGTGGGCCGCGGGGACGCCGTTCGACCCTATCTGA